In one window of Microbacterium natoriense DNA:
- a CDS encoding methylenetetrahydrofolate reductase: MSSETTKPSADRTSRVPFSFELYPPRSESSQTALHETVRRLAAAGPDFISVTYGAGGSTGGRSLEVLRFIREHTDVEPLAHITCVGNTYAGAAGLIREFLDAGILSFLALRGDPPVGHDEPFLGDLESAAQLVQLIDRVQAERSPYEESPVPGFPGAATVGARRKASVAVAAFPNGHPRSTHRWQDIDALLAKQAAGATSAITQLFFHSDDYLSFVEKARAEGVTIPILPGIMPIVSPVRLARVLELTGEILPSELAIALDVEPTPEGRHEIGVEWAARLAREVIAGGAPGIHLYAFNQHDTVLTVLEEAGVLPVARIR; encoded by the coding sequence ATGTCTTCCGAGACGACGAAGCCCTCTGCAGATCGGACCAGCAGAGTGCCGTTCTCGTTCGAGCTGTACCCGCCGCGCTCCGAGTCGAGCCAGACGGCGCTGCACGAGACGGTGCGACGGCTCGCCGCCGCAGGGCCGGACTTCATCTCGGTGACCTACGGCGCCGGCGGCTCGACCGGCGGGCGCTCGCTCGAAGTGCTGCGATTCATCCGCGAGCACACCGACGTCGAGCCGCTCGCGCACATCACCTGCGTCGGCAACACCTATGCGGGAGCGGCGGGCCTCATCAGGGAGTTCCTGGATGCCGGAATCCTCAGCTTCCTCGCGCTGCGCGGCGACCCGCCTGTCGGCCACGACGAGCCGTTCCTCGGCGACCTCGAGAGCGCGGCGCAGCTCGTGCAGCTGATCGATCGCGTGCAGGCGGAACGGTCGCCCTACGAGGAGTCGCCCGTCCCGGGGTTCCCGGGAGCAGCGACGGTGGGTGCCCGGCGGAAGGCGTCCGTCGCCGTGGCGGCCTTCCCGAACGGGCATCCGCGGTCGACCCATCGCTGGCAGGACATCGACGCCCTGCTCGCGAAGCAGGCGGCGGGTGCGACGTCGGCGATCACACAGCTGTTCTTCCACTCCGACGACTACCTGAGCTTCGTCGAGAAGGCGCGCGCCGAGGGGGTCACCATCCCGATCCTCCCCGGCATCATGCCGATCGTGTCGCCTGTGCGTCTGGCTCGCGTGCTCGAGCTGACGGGCGAGATCCTGCCGAGCGAACTCGCCATCGCGCTCGATGTCGAGCCGACGCCGGAGGGGCGCCATGAGATCGGCGTCGAGTGGGCGGCCCGTCTCGCCCGCGAGGTGATCGCGGGCGGTGCCCCCGGCATCCACCTGTACGCGTTCAACCAGCACGACACCGTGCTCACCGTTCTCGAAGAGGCCGGCGTCCTGCCGGTCGCTCGCATCCGCTGA
- a CDS encoding S9 family peptidase: MSTPFGFWPSPFTAASVAASAPRIDGSAFVGEEIWWGESVPAEGGRMTVRSTSGREVLPAPWSARSRVHEYGGGSWAADADGTLFFVDARDQRVHRLEPGVEPVPLTPAGPAHGGLRLQRGRLFAVREDLSVDPHLRAIVEIPTDGSAADDPSAIQVIVEGTVFFAHPALSPDGSRMAWVEWSGSRMPWQEAQLVTVDLDDQSLAPIRTRAALQPEWIGDDELLFADDPDGRWQLHRLRLERSAPVSEAVPVTTTDADTGYGLWVLGNRWYQPLSDGRIVAVRTNGRDEVVVISPEGAPRTLDAPCDGHVSVDAAEGSRVLLSGNGSTVSPGVWCADADTGVVTTIAGGTPVDAAWMPPARGIVVDGEHGPVHAFAYPPANPHVEPPSDELPPYVVFVHGGPTAHVTGAASTAIAFYTSRGIGVLDVNYGGSTGYGRAYRERLLGEWGVVDVDDVIAAARGLADAGHADPARIAIRGSSAGGWTVLSALVRGGTFAAGISRYGVTDLRGLVEHSHDFEAHYVEGLVGPLPASESLYIDRSPLTNADRIDVPVLLLQGADDRVVPPSQSEAIRDALAAHGVAHEYVEYPAEGHGFRRAETIVDALDREIAFLQSALNPGP; encoded by the coding sequence ATGTCGACGCCGTTCGGGTTCTGGCCCTCGCCCTTCACCGCCGCGTCGGTCGCGGCATCCGCCCCTCGCATCGACGGATCGGCCTTCGTCGGCGAGGAGATCTGGTGGGGCGAGTCCGTGCCTGCCGAGGGCGGGCGGATGACCGTGCGGAGCACCTCGGGACGAGAAGTGCTGCCCGCTCCCTGGAGCGCCCGTTCCCGCGTGCACGAGTACGGCGGCGGATCCTGGGCGGCCGACGCCGACGGCACGCTGTTCTTCGTCGACGCCCGCGATCAGCGGGTGCACCGCCTCGAGCCCGGCGTCGAGCCGGTGCCCCTCACGCCCGCGGGTCCCGCGCACGGAGGCCTCCGCCTGCAGCGCGGGCGTCTGTTCGCCGTGCGCGAGGATCTCTCCGTCGATCCCCACCTGCGCGCGATCGTCGAGATCCCGACCGACGGCTCCGCGGCCGATGATCCCTCGGCGATCCAGGTGATCGTGGAAGGCACAGTCTTCTTCGCGCATCCCGCCCTCTCCCCCGACGGCAGCCGCATGGCCTGGGTCGAGTGGAGCGGCAGCCGGATGCCGTGGCAGGAGGCGCAGCTGGTGACCGTCGATCTCGACGACCAGAGTCTCGCTCCGATACGCACCAGAGCGGCGCTGCAGCCGGAGTGGATCGGCGACGACGAGCTGCTCTTCGCAGACGATCCGGACGGCCGGTGGCAACTGCACCGCCTGCGGCTGGAACGGTCGGCCCCGGTGAGCGAGGCCGTGCCCGTCACCACGACGGATGCCGACACCGGTTACGGACTGTGGGTGCTGGGCAACCGCTGGTACCAGCCGCTGTCCGACGGACGGATCGTCGCGGTGCGCACGAACGGGCGCGACGAGGTCGTCGTGATCTCACCCGAGGGCGCGCCGCGCACTCTGGACGCGCCCTGCGACGGCCACGTGAGCGTCGACGCAGCTGAGGGATCGCGCGTGCTGCTCAGCGGCAACGGTTCGACCGTCTCACCAGGCGTGTGGTGCGCAGACGCGGACACCGGTGTCGTGACCACGATCGCCGGCGGGACGCCGGTCGACGCGGCCTGGATGCCACCCGCGCGCGGGATCGTCGTCGACGGCGAGCATGGTCCCGTGCACGCCTTCGCCTATCCCCCCGCGAATCCCCACGTCGAGCCGCCGTCCGACGAGCTCCCGCCGTACGTCGTCTTCGTGCACGGCGGGCCCACCGCGCACGTCACAGGCGCGGCGTCCACCGCCATCGCCTTCTACACCAGCCGCGGAATCGGGGTGCTCGACGTGAACTACGGCGGCTCCACCGGCTACGGCCGCGCCTATCGCGAGCGGCTGCTCGGCGAGTGGGGCGTCGTCGACGTCGACGACGTGATCGCCGCCGCACGAGGCCTTGCGGACGCCGGGCACGCCGACCCCGCGCGCATCGCCATCCGCGGCAGTTCGGCCGGCGGCTGGACGGTTCTGTCGGCCCTGGTGCGGGGAGGCACGTTCGCCGCGGGGATCAGCAGGTACGGCGTGACCGATCTGCGCGGCCTCGTCGAGCACTCGCACGACTTCGAAGCGCACTACGTCGAGGGACTGGTGGGCCCGCTGCCGGCATCCGAATCGCTCTACATCGACCGCTCGCCCCTCACGAACGCCGATCGCATCGACGTGCCGGTGCTGCTTCTGCAGGGCGCCGACGACCGCGTGGTTCCTCCCTCGCAGTCCGAGGCGATCCGCGATGCGCTCGCCGCGCACGGCGTCGCCCACGAGTACGTCGAATACCCGGCGGAGGGACACGGGTTCCGCCGCGCCGAGACCATCGTCGATGCGTTGGACCGCGAGATCGCGTTCCTTCAGAGCGCCCTGAATCCGGGTCCCTGA
- the smpB gene encoding SsrA-binding protein SmpB, which yields MPRERGEKVVATNRRARHDYNIEKSYEAGMVLTGTEVKSLRQGRANLSDGYAFIKGNEVFLDSVHIPEYSQGHWTNHSAKRIRKLLLHREEIAKLQHAVSAGGYTLVPLKLYFSDGRAKVEIALAKGKREFDKRQTLRERQDTREAERAMRMRNRTGE from the coding sequence ATGCCCAGGGAACGCGGGGAGAAGGTCGTCGCGACCAATCGTCGCGCACGTCACGACTACAACATCGAGAAGTCGTACGAGGCGGGGATGGTGCTCACCGGCACCGAGGTCAAGTCGCTGCGCCAAGGGCGCGCCAATCTGAGCGACGGATACGCCTTCATCAAGGGCAACGAGGTGTTCCTCGACTCCGTGCACATCCCGGAGTACTCGCAGGGCCACTGGACCAATCACTCCGCCAAGCGCATCCGCAAGCTGCTGCTGCATCGCGAGGAGATCGCGAAGCTGCAGCATGCCGTCTCTGCCGGGGGCTACACGCTCGTCCCGCTCAAGCTGTACTTCTCCGACGGCCGGGCCAAGGTCGAGATCGCCCTCGCGAAGGGCAAGCGCGAGTTCGACAAGCGTCAGACGCTCCGCGAGCGCCAGGACACTCGTGAGGCCGAGCGCGCCATGCGGATGCGCAACCGCACCGGGGAGTAG
- the ftsX gene encoding permease-like cell division protein FtsX, whose translation MRIGLILAEALGGLRRNISMVISVVLVTFVSLTFVGAAILMQAQIGTMRAYWSERAQVVVSMCSTLSESTECVDGAASEEQTAAVKAQLEDDALSRLISDVRFETKDEAYANIVEQLGEDKASLFSAEQMSESFYVTLKDPAQSQVLVEAFNGKTGVEQVTDQLQYLEPLFSALTVATYIAVGIAVLMLIAAILLIGTTIRLSAYARRKEIGIMRLVGASNRFIQTPFVLEGVFAAFLGSVLASAAVLAGVHFGVDGYLRGRVAFITTWVGMKDAAIVVPVLIGIGIVLAALSAGFAIRRWLRT comes from the coding sequence ATGAGAATCGGTCTGATCCTCGCGGAGGCCCTCGGCGGCCTTCGACGCAACATCTCGATGGTGATCTCGGTCGTGCTGGTCACCTTCGTGTCGCTGACGTTCGTCGGCGCGGCCATCCTGATGCAGGCGCAGATCGGCACGATGCGGGCCTACTGGTCCGAGCGCGCTCAGGTCGTCGTCTCGATGTGCTCCACTCTGTCGGAGTCGACCGAGTGCGTCGACGGCGCGGCCTCGGAGGAGCAGACGGCGGCGGTCAAGGCTCAGCTCGAGGACGACGCGCTCTCCCGGCTGATCTCCGACGTGCGCTTCGAGACCAAGGACGAGGCCTACGCCAACATCGTCGAGCAGCTCGGAGAAGACAAGGCGAGCCTGTTCAGCGCAGAGCAGATGTCGGAGAGCTTCTACGTGACGCTCAAGGACCCGGCGCAGTCGCAGGTGCTGGTCGAGGCGTTCAACGGGAAGACCGGCGTCGAGCAGGTGACCGATCAGCTGCAATACCTCGAACCTCTGTTCTCAGCGCTCACGGTTGCGACCTATATCGCGGTCGGCATAGCCGTGCTGATGCTGATCGCAGCGATCCTGCTGATCGGCACGACCATCAGACTGTCGGCGTATGCGAGACGCAAGGAGATCGGCATCATGCGGCTGGTCGGCGCCTCCAACCGCTTCATCCAGACGCCGTTCGTCCTCGAAGGAGTGTTCGCGGCCTTCCTCGGCTCGGTGCTCGCGAGCGCCGCGGTGCTCGCCGGGGTGCATTTCGGGGTCGACGGCTACCTCCGCGGCCGCGTCGCGTTCATCACGACATGGGTGGGGATGAAGGACGCGGCGATCGTCGTGCCGGTGCTGATCGGCATCGGGATCGTGCTCGCCGCGCTCTCGGCCGGCTTCGCGATCCGCCGATGGCTGCGCACCTGA
- the ftsE gene encoding cell division ATP-binding protein FtsE, producing MIRFENVTKRYRGTTRPALSGVDFEVQRGEFVFLVGASGSGKSTCLRLILREEVPTSGRVAVLGRDLRSLANRKVPYFRRHIGSVFQDFRLLPSKTVFQNVAFTLQVTGSSRGFIQQAVPEALALVGLDGKQKRMPHELSGGEQQRVAIARALVNRPQVLLADEPTGNLDPGTSVDIMQLLARINAGGTTVLMATHEAAFVDAMQRRVIELRDGEMVRDEVHGGYGDTSNIPRLVPEEVRGAAAAAALTAVQEVQRQTADLSVVRASLAEELSAQRKAAAATSDAVPTASETPEAQAAPAEPQPGAEVEQPAAVGPRTHPIVLPQVDVAELGVADRLGLSDDSDEVGPTS from the coding sequence ATGATTCGGTTCGAGAACGTCACGAAACGCTATCGCGGGACCACCAGGCCCGCTCTGTCCGGCGTCGACTTCGAAGTCCAGCGGGGAGAGTTCGTCTTCCTCGTCGGTGCATCGGGGTCGGGCAAGTCGACCTGTCTGCGACTGATCCTCCGCGAGGAGGTGCCGACGTCCGGACGCGTCGCCGTGCTCGGTCGAGATCTGCGTTCCCTCGCCAATCGCAAGGTGCCCTATTTCCGGCGCCACATCGGCTCGGTCTTCCAGGACTTCCGCCTGCTGCCGTCGAAGACGGTGTTCCAGAACGTGGCCTTCACACTGCAGGTCACCGGCTCGTCGCGCGGATTCATCCAGCAGGCGGTGCCCGAGGCTCTCGCTCTCGTCGGTCTCGACGGAAAGCAGAAGCGGATGCCGCATGAGCTCTCCGGCGGTGAGCAGCAGCGCGTGGCGATCGCCCGCGCGCTGGTCAATCGCCCGCAGGTGCTGCTCGCCGACGAGCCCACCGGCAACCTCGACCCCGGAACCTCGGTCGACATCATGCAGCTGCTCGCCCGTATCAACGCCGGAGGAACGACCGTGCTGATGGCTACGCACGAGGCGGCGTTCGTCGACGCGATGCAGCGCCGCGTCATCGAACTGCGCGACGGGGAGATGGTGCGCGACGAAGTGCACGGCGGATACGGCGACACCTCGAACATCCCGCGGCTGGTGCCGGAAGAGGTGCGAGGAGCCGCGGCCGCGGCAGCCCTCACCGCCGTCCAGGAGGTTCAGCGCCAGACCGCCGACCTCTCTGTCGTGCGGGCGTCACTCGCCGAGGAGCTCAGCGCGCAGCGCAAGGCCGCGGCTGCCACCTCCGACGCGGTGCCGACGGCATCCGAGACTCCCGAAGCGCAGGCGGCTCCGGCCGAGCCGCAACCGGGTGCTGAGGTCGAGCAGCCTGCAGCTGTGGGCCCGCGCACGCACCCGATCGTGCTTCCGCAGGTCGATGTCGCCGAGCTCGGCGTCGCCGACCGACTGGGCCTCTCCGACGACAGCGACGAAGTGGGGCCGACCTCATGA
- a CDS encoding DUF2510 domain-containing protein has translation MTTPAGWYDDGSGRQRWWDGTQWTEHFAPVAEPEAPAAETPSVETAESNPFAPAEERVIEAAPSVPSEDAAPVAASEVPEVPPVPENLSYGEQPATDAWAPAQEQPTIPFDAPAEQPTQQFEAPGAGEQTPPVTGGLPPYAAPAPGYAPSAGYPEAAPTYAGVPQAPAYPAAAPGSQGGAPGYAAAGAAPYGTAPSAPASISILGLVGLGLAVLGVILSCIPVTPVMVIGWVVLLAGLVISVVSLFLKGRKWPGITGLIVGVIGIVIAFIVAIVFFAAMAINSAIDDLPSSPPSSSAEDTPSDEPTDSAEDPDAALGRPTVDELKVGLRAVIEESTGSSDSYTDAQVTCFAQAFVDSDVDDATLRKIAEGTGVFDDVNAASAFAEVFADNISTCMLAQ, from the coding sequence ATGACGACACCTGCTGGCTGGTACGACGACGGGTCCGGCCGACAGCGCTGGTGGGACGGCACCCAGTGGACGGAGCATTTCGCACCGGTCGCCGAGCCCGAGGCCCCTGCCGCCGAGACGCCTTCCGTCGAGACCGCCGAGTCGAACCCGTTCGCGCCCGCCGAAGAGCGGGTCATCGAGGCCGCCCCCTCCGTGCCTTCCGAAGACGCCGCCCCGGTTGCAGCCTCCGAGGTCCCCGAAGTCCCTCCGGTGCCCGAGAACCTGTCGTACGGTGAGCAGCCGGCTACCGACGCGTGGGCGCCCGCTCAGGAGCAGCCGACGATCCCGTTCGACGCCCCCGCCGAGCAGCCCACTCAGCAGTTCGAAGCACCGGGCGCCGGTGAGCAGACTCCGCCGGTGACCGGCGGGCTTCCCCCATATGCCGCACCGGCACCGGGCTACGCGCCCTCGGCGGGCTACCCCGAGGCCGCTCCGACGTACGCCGGCGTGCCCCAGGCACCCGCGTATCCTGCTGCAGCCCCCGGTTCGCAGGGCGGAGCGCCCGGCTATGCTGCGGCGGGCGCCGCTCCTTATGGCACGGCCCCCAGCGCGCCGGCGTCGATCTCGATCCTGGGTCTGGTCGGCCTCGGTCTGGCCGTCCTCGGCGTCATCCTCTCCTGCATCCCCGTCACGCCCGTGATGGTGATCGGCTGGGTCGTGCTGCTCGCGGGGCTCGTGATCTCCGTGGTCTCGCTGTTCCTGAAGGGCCGCAAGTGGCCGGGAATCACCGGACTCATCGTGGGTGTGATCGGCATCGTCATCGCATTCATCGTCGCGATCGTCTTCTTCGCCGCCATGGCCATCAACAGCGCGATCGACGACCTGCCGTCATCGCCGCCGTCGAGCAGCGCCGAGGACACTCCGAGCGACGAGCCGACCGACTCCGCCGAAGACCCTGACGCGGCACTGGGCCGCCCGACCGTCGATGAACTCAAGGTCGGTCTGCGTGCAGTGATCGAAGAATCCACCGGCAGCAGCGACTCGTACACCGACGCGCAGGTCACCTGCTTCGCGCAGGCCTTCGTGGACTCGGACGTCGACGATGCGACGCTTCGCAAGATCGCCGAGGGAACCGGCGTCTTCGACGATGTGAACGCGGCGTCCGCCTTCGCCGAGGTGTTCGCCGACAACATCTCGACCTGCATGCTCGCACAGTGA
- a CDS encoding DUF2510 domain-containing protein: protein MNAPAGWYDDGSGRQRWWDGSQWTEHFYAQAEAAASAQPADIAPAGAAAPVAPAADAAPFAPPYVMAIGATTPGADVAAAVPAHPGYAQPFSPSVRPTPRFPVLGVIGLCIVGLGIVLSCIPPIAAAGWVALGAGFVLSIASLFLRSAKWPGVVALGATGLGAVLATAVALISFTAPVTSVSPDAGGSSAEGGSTLDDDSKETVPTDPGEIEGAEMTAFADLEVGDCIPLIDYGDDMIYELPVVPCDTPHTDEVFFIFDVEDGEFPGDESLEETAWSGCLAEFERYVGLDYDDSELDFYTYQPTKSSWSRWDDRTVQCILYSIDDVTGTLAGTAR, encoded by the coding sequence ATGAACGCGCCGGCTGGGTGGTACGACGACGGCTCCGGCCGTCAGCGCTGGTGGGACGGTTCGCAGTGGACCGAGCACTTCTACGCGCAGGCGGAGGCCGCGGCATCCGCTCAGCCGGCAGACATCGCTCCGGCGGGAGCGGCCGCACCGGTCGCTCCCGCCGCCGATGCCGCCCCGTTCGCGCCGCCTTACGTGATGGCGATCGGTGCGACGACTCCGGGCGCAGACGTCGCCGCAGCCGTACCGGCGCATCCGGGGTACGCTCAGCCCTTCTCTCCCTCTGTGCGACCGACGCCGAGGTTCCCTGTACTCGGCGTCATCGGACTGTGCATCGTCGGGCTCGGCATCGTGCTCTCCTGCATCCCGCCGATCGCCGCCGCCGGCTGGGTCGCACTCGGTGCAGGCTTCGTGCTGTCGATCGCCTCGCTGTTCCTGCGCAGCGCCAAATGGCCGGGTGTCGTCGCCCTCGGCGCCACAGGCCTCGGAGCCGTGCTCGCGACCGCCGTCGCGCTGATCTCCTTCACCGCTCCGGTCACGTCGGTGTCTCCCGACGCCGGCGGTTCCAGCGCAGAAGGCGGCTCGACACTCGACGACGACTCGAAGGAGACCGTGCCGACGGACCCCGGCGAGATCGAAGGGGCCGAGATGACCGCGTTCGCCGATCTCGAGGTGGGCGATTGCATCCCGCTCATCGACTACGGCGACGACATGATCTATGAGCTGCCCGTCGTGCCCTGCGACACTCCGCACACCGACGAGGTCTTCTTCATCTTCGACGTCGAGGACGGCGAATTCCCCGGCGACGAGTCGCTGGAGGAGACGGCGTGGTCAGGCTGCCTGGCCGAGTTCGAGCGCTATGTCGGGCTTGACTACGACGATTCCGAACTCGACTTCTACACCTATCAGCCGACGAAATCTTCGTGGAGTCGCTGGGACGATCGCACCGTCCAATGCATCCTCTACAGCATCGACGACGTCACCGGCACGCTGGCCGGCACGGCCCGCTGA
- the prfB gene encoding peptide chain release factor 2, whose translation MLELDLSADIQALRLTYGDIREVIDVETLRSDIARLSEEAGAPDLWDDTERAQKVTSALSHRQSALARVTAIGSRLDDLEVLVELANEMGDEESATEARAELAALTDIISQLEVQTLLDGEYDERSAIITIRSGAGGDDATDFAEMLMRMYLRWAERHKYPVKVMDTSYAEGAGIKSATFEIDAPYAFGTISVEAGTHRLARISPFGSADKRQTSFAAVEVIPLMEEATEVDIPESDIRVDVFRSSGPGGQSVNTTDSAVRLTHLPTGIVVSMQNEKSQIQNRAAAMRVLQTRLLLLQKEQEAAKKKELAGNITASWGDQMRSYFLYGQQLVKDLRTGHESGNPMAVFDGDLDGFISAGIRWRKRKEED comes from the coding sequence ATGCTCGAACTCGATCTCTCCGCCGACATCCAGGCCCTGCGACTCACCTACGGTGACATCCGCGAGGTCATCGATGTCGAGACGCTCCGTTCCGATATCGCCCGACTGAGTGAAGAGGCCGGTGCCCCAGATCTCTGGGATGACACCGAGCGGGCGCAGAAGGTGACCAGCGCGCTGAGCCACCGGCAGTCGGCACTCGCGCGGGTCACGGCCATCGGAAGCCGTCTCGACGACCTCGAGGTCCTCGTCGAACTCGCCAACGAGATGGGCGACGAGGAGTCGGCGACCGAAGCACGTGCCGAGCTCGCCGCTCTCACCGACATCATCAGCCAGCTCGAGGTGCAGACGCTGCTCGACGGCGAATACGACGAGCGCAGCGCGATCATCACGATCCGTTCGGGCGCCGGAGGCGACGACGCCACCGACTTCGCCGAGATGCTCATGCGCATGTACCTGCGCTGGGCTGAGCGCCACAAGTACCCGGTGAAGGTCATGGACACGTCGTACGCCGAAGGCGCCGGCATCAAGTCGGCCACGTTCGAGATCGACGCCCCTTATGCGTTCGGGACCATCTCGGTCGAGGCGGGCACGCACCGCCTCGCGCGCATCAGCCCCTTCGGCTCAGCCGACAAGCGTCAGACCTCGTTCGCCGCGGTCGAGGTCATCCCGCTCATGGAGGAGGCGACCGAGGTCGACATCCCCGAGAGCGACATCCGCGTCGACGTGTTCCGCTCCTCTGGCCCTGGCGGCCAGTCGGTCAACACGACCGACTCTGCCGTGCGCCTCACGCACCTTCCGACCGGCATCGTCGTGTCGATGCAGAACGAGAAGTCGCAGATCCAGAACCGTGCGGCGGCCATGCGCGTGCTGCAGACCCGCCTCCTGCTGCTGCAGAAGGAACAGGAAGCTGCGAAGAAGAAGGAGCTCGCCGGCAACATCACGGCGAGCTGGGGCGACCAGATGCGCTCGTACTTCCTCTACGGACAGCAGCTCGTCAAAGACCTGCGCACCGGGCACGAGTCCGGCAACCCGATGGCCGTCTTCGACGGCGACCTCGACGGCTTCATCTCGGCCGGCATCCGCTGGCGCAAGCGCAAAGAAGAGGACTGA
- a CDS encoding MFS transporter produces MSSASVVLKKFGPMVYLPTILFSLGEGAVIPLIPVVASRMGADIALAALISAALVVGQLCGNLPAGWAVSRLGERFTMVIAGVVAIVAGVAMVFAASPGVLAASVFLLGFCAAAFGLARHAFMTTRVPLDFRARALSLLGGSFRLGVFVGPFIAAGLLHLFGSEAAAFWFFLGCLVVMVALVLFGPDPEKTIPVAAPALQAEDSGEAVSGSIPTIERAGVLRTMWLQRSVLGRLGLAAASLSAVRSARQVLLPLWGISLGLDASTIALVVGVSGAIDFALFYASGQVMDRFGRLWAAMPAMVLMGAGFLALSFTHDLDDSVLWFGMFAAVLGVGNGLSSGILLTLGADVAPKSEPAAFLGSWRTLTDAGGAIAPLLISAIVAVASLPVAAATMGVLGVAGAAGFLRWIPMFVPRNKGTET; encoded by the coding sequence ATGAGCAGTGCATCGGTGGTCCTGAAGAAGTTCGGGCCCATGGTGTACCTGCCGACCATCCTGTTCTCGCTCGGCGAGGGTGCGGTCATCCCCCTGATCCCCGTCGTGGCTTCGCGCATGGGCGCCGACATCGCTCTCGCGGCCCTCATCTCCGCAGCTCTCGTGGTCGGTCAGCTGTGCGGCAACCTGCCTGCGGGGTGGGCCGTCTCGCGGCTCGGGGAGCGCTTCACGATGGTGATCGCCGGCGTGGTCGCGATCGTCGCGGGAGTCGCCATGGTGTTCGCCGCGTCGCCGGGAGTGCTCGCGGCATCCGTCTTCCTCCTGGGATTCTGCGCTGCGGCCTTCGGCCTCGCCCGGCACGCTTTCATGACGACCCGTGTGCCCCTCGATTTCCGCGCCAGAGCGCTGTCTCTGCTCGGCGGGAGCTTCCGCCTCGGCGTCTTCGTCGGCCCGTTCATCGCGGCGGGGCTGCTGCACCTGTTCGGTTCGGAGGCGGCGGCGTTCTGGTTCTTCCTCGGCTGCCTGGTCGTGATGGTGGCGTTGGTGCTGTTCGGACCGGATCCGGAGAAGACGATCCCGGTCGCAGCGCCCGCGCTGCAGGCCGAGGACTCGGGCGAGGCGGTCAGCGGATCGATTCCGACGATCGAGCGCGCCGGCGTCCTGCGGACCATGTGGCTGCAGCGCTCGGTTCTGGGCCGACTCGGTCTCGCCGCCGCGTCGCTGTCGGCGGTGCGCAGCGCTCGTCAGGTGCTGCTTCCGCTGTGGGGAATCTCTCTCGGTCTGGATGCCTCGACGATCGCGCTCGTGGTCGGCGTCTCCGGCGCGATCGACTTCGCCTTGTTCTATGCGAGCGGCCAGGTGATGGACCGCTTCGGACGGCTCTGGGCAGCGATGCCCGCCATGGTGCTGATGGGCGCGGGGTTCCTCGCGCTGTCGTTCACGCACGACCTTGACGACTCGGTGTTGTGGTTCGGGATGTTCGCGGCGGTCCTCGGCGTGGGCAACGGCCTGTCCAGCGGCATCCTGCTCACGCTCGGCGCCGACGTGGCTCCCAAGAGCGAGCCGGCGGCCTTCCTCGGGTCGTGGCGGACGCTGACGGATGCCGGTGGCGCGATCGCCCCGCTGCTGATCTCGGCCATCGTCGCCGTCGCCTCGCTGCCGGTGGCCGCAGCAACCATGGGCGTGCTCGGTGTGGCAGGAGCAGCCGGGTTCCTGCGCTGGATCCCGATGTTCGTGCCGCGGAACAAGGGCACCGAAACATGA
- a CDS encoding NUDIX hydrolase, whose translation MTLAADVRQLVSAFAPRSPRDDAARADFATHFPDDFGPVRRDDGPSHATASAFVFDPTLARTLLVFHRKGRFWVQPGGHLEDDDASIADAALRELREETGVTASVSNPFLYDLDHHALSSAFGRCASHLDIGVAVIVPTAAALTVSEESEDVRWWPIDGLPADVPEGFERRVRSLLDVLRARATG comes from the coding sequence ATGACGCTGGCGGCTGACGTCCGGCAGCTCGTCAGCGCGTTCGCTCCGCGCTCCCCTCGCGACGACGCTGCGCGAGCAGACTTCGCCACGCATTTTCCCGACGACTTCGGCCCGGTGCGGCGCGATGACGGCCCGAGCCACGCGACCGCGTCGGCGTTCGTCTTCGATCCGACGCTCGCCCGCACGCTGCTCGTCTTCCACCGCAAGGGCCGGTTCTGGGTGCAGCCCGGCGGTCATCTCGAGGACGATGACGCCTCGATAGCGGATGCCGCGCTGCGTGAGCTCCGTGAGGAGACGGGCGTCACGGCATCCGTCTCGAACCCGTTCCTCTACGACCTCGACCACCACGCCCTGTCGTCGGCCTTCGGCCGGTGCGCCTCTCACCTCGACATCGGCGTGGCGGTCATCGTGCCGACCGCCGCCGCGCTGACGGTGAGCGAGGAGTCGGAGGACGTGCGGTGGTGGCCGATCGACGGCCTGCCGGCTGATGTGCCCGAGGGGTTCGAGCGGCGGGTGCGCTCGCTGCTCGACGTGCTTCGGGCCCGCGCGACGGGCTGA